TATAACCATCTttcttattactttcttttcctCCTCAGTAATATTGTTCATTTCCAAGTCATTTCCCACAATATACTGATCGTATACCCACAACGGGAAGTAGATTTGGCTTGAATGCTCTACCATTGCATTCAAATTCTTCCTTCTGCTTGCCATTTCCATCAACAACATTCCAAAACTATAGACATCGGCCTTGTATGAGACACCTCCAATATTTTTGTAGAACAACTCGGGAGCAATATATCCCATTGTACCCCGTGCTGCCGTCAAAGAGACAATGCTATTATCTACAGGATACAGTTTTGCAAGCCCAAAGTCAGAAATCTTTGCTTTAAAGTTCTCATCAAGAAGGATGTTATGAGGTTTGATGTCGAAATGTAGAATTTGCATTTCGCAACCTTGATGTAGATATTCGATCCCTTGAGCCACTCCAAGAGAAATCTCGTACATAGTCTTGATAGTTAAAGGAAGACTTCCTTCTTTAGAATAAATGTATTTATCAAGAGAACCATTAGGCATGAAGTCATATACTAGAGCACGCTTTGATCCCTCAACACAATATCCAACAAGTTGCACCACATTGGCATGGTGAATCCTTCCGATTGTAGCTATTTCGCTAATGAAATCTTGGTCATCAGCTTTGGGCTTGCCCAAAACTTTAACTGCTACAAATCGGCCACTACGTAGCTTTCCTTTAAATACAGAGCCAAAGCCACCTTTGCCCAACCTGTCCTTAAACTTGCGAGTCATTTTCTTGATGTCCGAGTAAGAGTACCTTATAAGCATGAAGTTGTTATTGCATTGCAGAAAATCTTCTATTGTGCCATGCATTGATAAATGTCTTCTGCGCCATGTGTAGATTAAAAATGCAGTCACAACTAGAACTCCAAAAACAAATCTGGCTAGGAAAAATAACCCTGCATGCATTGACAATAATATGTTAGATCCACTGCGTATTActttttcttccctttctttccaaattacTTTGTCCTTGATATAATTAAAGAGAGAGAATGGGAAATCTACATATGCGGATAATACAATCTCGTATTAGTTCTTACCGATGCATATGAGTATAAACCATCCACGTACTGCAACAAAATTAATTGACAATGAGTTTGAAAAGTGCataaagtgaaaaataaaaaaataaaaaaaatcaaagggtGCCTTTATTGACACCCAAATTTTAGTTAGTTTCACTCAACTAAAAAATTTTTGTCATCAAACTTTTTAATTTGCCGTCGAAATTGAGTTCACCCAACCCACCAAGCAGCAAGCACCACTCACCAAAAAACACgaacaacacacacccacaactCACCAATAGAAAGAGAATGAACACACAGACCCACAAAGAGCTGGCATCGACGCTGTTGATGAGGGAGGGACCAGAGGATGGTGTAGTTTCGTCGGGTGCGCGGTAGTGGTTTTGTCTgttcattttctctttcttttggtATGTGGAGGCTGGTGTGGATTTGGGCGAACTTGAAAATGAGGGGAAACTATGAAGTTTGACAAAATGTTTTAGTTAGGTGAACTTAACTAAAATTTGGGTGCTAATGAAGGTACCCAAAATCAAAAGACTTGAGCGTATGGACTAATTAAATGAAGCTCTTACTGATTTCTATTTCTTCCAACTTGCCAGCTGCAATAGATACATACCACGGAAAAGTGAGCAAAGACATACAGTTACTATGTTTAAGAAGTACAGATAGAtcacacaaaaataaaagaatctTTTGGAGAGAAACTTCTTACACAATGAGATGCGTCCATGACCTACAGTGAAAAATGTGACGAAGAATACACAACATTAGCAATAGCTCATCTAATCTTCAGAATTTAAAAAATCAAGTTTGTCGATCGAAAACttgtaaataaaacaaaaggagaACCCCTTACGGATTTGGTCCCATTTATATTCGATTAGGTCCCAAAGATATTCGATTAGGTTCCATATATATTGAAAGAAACCTACAAGAACAAAGAAAGAACAAGACCACATGCATTAGCATAACCAGTGTGAGGTGTATAAGTCGttagaaaataaatttaaaattctaGTTTTGTCAATACATtgattaatatatatatgtattattttttctaaaaatttaatcGTCCCCCTCCAAACTCATTTTTCTAGCCTCTAGcccatcatatatatatttatctgAATAAAATTCAATGATTAGGATCCAACTGAGAAACTTACCAAATTAAGTTTGTGTgtccatttttatttgttttaatggATCATGTGCATTGAATTTGGCAAGGTTTTGTAGCCATGAAATATGGTTCTAGATGGAGGaattaatttggattttttttttaatttcgacaacaaatttcaatttgaaacaatatctattgtttaattttatgaaaataatttacctactatgaaaattaattttatgaaaacaatatctattgtttaattttatacCTACATGATAATTACATGAAAATAGTTAACCtaatatgaaaattaattttttgaaaacaatatatattgtttaattttatgaagATAATTTACCTACTGTATAATTACGTGAAAAAATTTACCTActaagaaaattaattttttgaaaacaatatatattgtttaattttatgaagATAATTTACCTACTGTATAATTATATGAAAACTAATGTGCctacttttttaatttgtaacaaaaccaatttaccTACTTTTTATGGTATTTAGTATACATAAATGTAgaatatatgttcatatatggGGTTTAGGTGCCTTCCTATATATGACCCTTGATTTTACTTTATTTACAGCACTGCAATCAAATGTGTGGCTGAGTTGGAGGGTATTATTAAAAGTTAGGAGGATAATTTTGTCCAAGGGCTGGGGGCGAATTAGCATACAGAGGGCGATGGGAGCCATGCCCattgcacagagagagagagggacagaAAAGGAGGGGATGGGGGATTTGATGGATGGTCACAGAGAGAGATTGGGTGTGGGATGTGAGGGGAGATTACAGAGAGATAAATAAAAGGGAGGGATCGGGGGATTTGAGGGATGGTCAGAGAGAAATAGTGAGGGAGAGGATGGGGGGCTGATTTTCGGTTCCTCCTTCCAGATTTGTTCCGTAAAACCTGTTGGGTACAATTCAATTTCCTCCCCCTTTCCCCTGAACGAAAAATTCGAAACCTACAACTCAAAACTCACTCATTTGACCCCCCTCCTTGGCTTTCCACCTTACTCATCTCCTGGTGGTTCTTTCTCTCCATACGattcgatttcgttgagttctTCGTTGCCCTCATGATTTCCCAATTTGATTTTTTGGGCGTCCTTAGTCGTCGTTTTTATCTGGGTTTACTGCATTGTTGCTTTTAGTTtctggatttttattttttttggcgGTTTGATGAATCGTGGTTAATAATTTCACACCATGGGATTTTCGCACTTCTGATGGAATTGAGCGAGGGGATTCGAGGTGGGGTTTTACTGATAATTTGTCTTCATTCAAATGAATGGTTAAAATTTATGAGTattaacaaattttgtaaattattctTATGCATTTTATTGAGGGATATGGGGATCTAATCGATTTCTCTCTGTAGTGGGATTGAAATTGGGACTTTGTGGTACTCTCTCTCGCTCTTCCTCTCTCATATGTGTATGAAGTGAGTTCTGAATTGAGTTCTTTCAAGGGAACCCATCAACGGTTTGCTTGCTGGGGGAATTCGGAGACTACCAGTGTATGATTTAgttatcatttatttttttacttaaatTTATCCATAAATAATATGTGGGTAAATTTATACTAAACAATTGTGATAAGCCAGCCAATATGCCATACGACTTTGAAAGCATTGATTTTATGTATAGTTTGCATTTTTGCATTGTGAATGTtgaattttgtgtttaatttggatttttgtGTTTGAATTTGTAGCATGATCTTCCACTGCAGCATCCAAATTTTGCATTTGTAAATTGTCAAAGAAAAACGAAGTATGAGGAAATTATAGGAGATTGTGTCGGCTTTGGCCATGAAGGGTATCAGCAGTTTACCGCCCCCCCCCCAACACAGGTGATTAATCGTTTTTTAGTCTGTGTTCTATATGGATGAGAAAGTGAttgaaaaatatgattttttttatttgttggttGATTTTGTAAGGACgatgtattaatttttttttttgggagcagcttctccataaatgggggtaaggctagccgacattcacctctcccagaccctgcgtaaagcgtgagccttgtgcactgggtacgaccttgtGTATTGGGTATTGTGTAGAACCAGCAATGCAAGAGCAGGATCTGATCAGTCACGCCCGAAAAGGGGTTTGTTTCTCAAATCACATTCATTAGTTAGATTATTAATGTGCGTTGGAAGGCTCTTCAATATGATTTTGTAATTTCTCATTTCCGGCattctctttttggtttttggagtATGTATGTGATTTGTACTTGATTatagaataaaaattaataaaacacgAGATGCAGCAATTAATTTGCATCCTTATGACAACACATATATGAAAGTGCATTCAAATTCAATATGCGAATGTGTGACAGGATTTGCCTGCCTGCTGCTGCTGGTATGCTTGCTGTTGTTTCTCgcgttgttaattttttgtgtgtgttgatttgattaacaattcaagcgtatctcttttcttttttttttttttttttttttgtgttggtTAGCAGCCAGTTTTATTTATTGGATTTTTTATTTGGATTTATGGCACTGAGGGTATAGGTGAACAGTGAAGCGGTTTGTATGGGCTCATGTAACTTAAACATGTAGTGAGAAGCGAGgattttgttttagtgtttatgATAATCTGAAGGAATATGTAGATACTATGATTTGAGGTTGCTTTCTTAAACCATGATAAAGCAGTCCAAGTAAttttaacaacaacaacaacaacaacaacaacaacaaagccttttcccactaagtggggtcggctatatgaatcctagaacgccattgcgctcggttttgtgccatgtcctccgttagatccaagtactctaagtcttttcttagagtctcttccaaagttttcctaggtcttcctctaccccttcggccctgaacctctgtccagtAGTGACATCTtcaaaccggagcgtcagtaggccttctttgcacatgtccaaatcaccggaaccgattttctctcatctctccttcaattttggctactcctactttacctcggatatcctcattcccaatcttatcctttctcgtgtgcccacacatcccacgaagcatcctcatctccgccacacccattttttgtacgtgttgatggttcaccgcccaacattctgtgccatacaacatcgctggccttattgccgtcctataaaattttcccttgaacttcagtgacctatgacggtcacacaacacgccggatgcactcttacacttcatccatccagcttgtattctatggttgagatctccatctaattctccgttctcttgcacgatagatcttaggtagcgaaaacggtcgctttttgtgatcttcgctagattgctctggtcattagtatggataagtatataaatggatagagataggaaagcgaacacaagatgtacgtggttcacccagattggctacgtccacggaatagaggagttctcattaattgtgaagggtttacacaagtacataggttcaagctctcctttagtgagtacaagtgaatgatttagtacaaaagacattaggaaatattgtgggagaatgatctcgtaatcacaaaacttctaagtatcggagtgtggtatcgtcttgacgtgccttatctgtctcataggtagatggggcatcttctctagaagtactcttcctccatccaggggtggtatctttaactggtggagatgcacaaggtaatgtatcaatttcacttgaagcttacttgtagtttcaggcttggtcaagcgcgatacaaaccatgtagtaggagtcccccaagtcgctgagctaggggatctgctgaaagaggtgacaggcaaggtaagcaatcatagctccggctgattgttcacagtctccctatcttgcaggcagcatgaaggataaagagaagaaaatgagaagagatgatatgggatacttttgcttttgaagaagtaactttccacaggcttattcttgaactgagctggagggttttctggtttcctccagagtataaggccgactgaagaatttgaggatcaaaacaagtccatcaaatctagagtacgttcaaccctgctgatatgggatacttttgctttgacagagtaatggatgtatcggcacgtgtgctgttacgcttgtctccacatgcttccttgtatccttttcccttgccctatctgttcctcaggtagatgcagtatcttccctggaagcataagatgttgaagatgactactcgagagcaatatcaggtaagtaatcaggtaaggggttccaggcagtcagttcctggctggaagcttgattccaagtactgactgattgctctctttctccttgccttgcaggtaagaataaggtcaaaggaaaagacagggaagaagcatgatatgggatactcttgcttttaaccctgatgatatgagatattcttgctctagtatagcttgtttgcagagggattatcggggggaaagaaagctgaatatttcgaaaggcttcgttgggagtgccctcttagatatgaggaagggttgagcatttttgcaggtctgcctgtccgttgaggatggaggtcgacatatataggagtctccttaacaacaagtagtcatgctattcctttaccctacttggtcatagcacggtagtgggagctgtcagcttcacatgttttaacgctgtcaaagcactttgaaaaagtggtttgtggtatctggaaagctgatgttgcgtgtgaagattacaaacAGCTTTATCCAAGGGGATCCGGCTCTTGTAGTTGGgaaagtgttgcctcttcggttttcgaacaagcaatcctatcgggtatctggctctcgagattcggagaacgatgccgcttcgatttttgagaaagcaatcatgctgggggtctggctcttgagattcggagagcgatgtctcttcgatttttgagaaagtaatcaagttgggagtctggctctcgagattcggagggcggtgcctcttcgattttggagcaagcaattttgttgggagtgttttctcgaatgtgagtaaaggttgggcatgtttgctagtctaccttgccacgaagcacagaggttgacacacatggactttccaattatccagcaatggtactgttcctttaccctcttcgatttttgagaaagtagtcatgttgggagtctggctctcgagattcggaggacagtgcctcttcgattttggagcaagcaatcttgttgggagtgttttctcgaatgtgattaaaggttgggcatgtttgctagtctaccttgccacgaagcacagaggttgacacacagggactttccaattatccagcagtggtactgttcctttacccttgtgggtaataatatggtagctagaccttcaaaatttatgtgtctaaactttgttagtgttgtttctttgctattcttttactcttCTTGGTcaaagcgatgtagtgggagctgcaagcttcacgtgttcaactttggcagagaactttggcaaagttatctgtggtacccatgagctactgttgcgtgtgggaagtgggtgattgaacagtaagactcatgtgctttctacttcaccagaagtcttcgaccgaatgcccataatttccgcaaagctgagtgtgcgtgtgacaggtgctgacaaggctggaaaagtaggtgcctcttcgatttctgagatcggccctcgtggtctctgagcagcccagttttttgagaaagcaagcgcctcttcgatttctgagatcggctttcgtggtctttgcgcagcccagcttttgagaaagcaaacgcctcttcgatttctgagatcgaccctcgtggtatcTGAGCAGCcttgcttttgagaaagcaaacgcctcttcgatttctgagcaggcgcctcttcgatttctgaagctccgtcgagtgcagatttttataggggctggcattaagttccaaagcacacttgaatctccaccagtagaagctccattcttgaacttctaagatcttgatttgtccgacctcttttctcttcaacacctttgaaaatgtctggcccctccgaccgtcgttttgacttgaaccttgttgaagaggcagccccgccttctcctgacaacatatggcgtccatcattcgtctcccctactggtcctcttaccgttggggattccgtgatgaagaatgatatgaccgctgcggtggtggccaggaaccttctcactcccaaagataacagactactttccaaacggtatgatgagttagctgttaaggattctctggctctcagtgttcagtgtgcaggttctgtgtctaatatggcccaacgcctatttgctcgaacccgccaagttgaatcattggcggctgaagtgatgagtctcaaacaggagattagagggctcaagcatgagaataaacagttgcaccggctcgcacatgactatgctacaaacatgaagaggaaacttgaccagatgaaggaatctgatggtcaggttttacttgatcatcaaagatttgtgggtttattccaaaggcatttattgccttcgtcttctggggctgtaccgcgtaatgaagctccaaatgatcaacctctgatgcctcctccttctagggttctgtccagtactgaggcttcgaatgatccccctccggtgccttctctttctggggctctaccgactgctgagacttctcctaagcaacctttgtgaaggctccgtcttgtttgtttattttgagttatgtatatgtacatatatgtagcttatcggggatatcaataaataagctttccttcatttcaacgtattgtgttaaatacaccaaagccttcttcgctaagttctttgaattttcttttgttgaagctttgtgagtggagcatgtaggttgaggtagtgttcccttaatttcctgagtgaggaaaacttctcggttggagacttggaaaatccaagtcactgagtgggatcggctatatgaatcttagaacgccattgt
This is a stretch of genomic DNA from Malus domestica chromosome 02, GDT2T_hap1. It encodes these proteins:
- the LOC103418520 gene encoding LEAF RUST 10 DISEASE-RESISTANCEUS RECEPTOR-LIKE PROTEIN KINASE-like 2.1 — translated: MTTWCELVHLSLSLSLSPMEISGSRSFTLSLAFLLLSFCSGTCNAKDDTSAKSCTSSCGHVHNISYPFRLNDDPKYCGDVRYTLSCESNITVLYLPSSGKYYVQAINYNDKTIRLLDPGLVNTNCSSMPRNFPHNTLNYYEHYSRGNLTSIYYLKCSNPLNSSLYVDTAPCLNNTSSTSSSQPKTYSYVMVGEYMEVWELDEGCSAEGRAWMNLGHFDYSVKDYSNVSYKDIHNALVYGFELHFWPGIRCQGWNYGSSCFPDTIPGFFQYIWNLIEYLWDLIEYKWDQIRHGRISLSGKLEEIEIIRGWFILICIGLFFLARFVFGVLVVTAFLIYTWRRRHLSMHGTIEDFLQCNNNFMLIRYSYSDIKKMTRKFKDRLGKGGFGSVFKGKLRSGRFVAVKVLGKPKADDQDFISEIATIGRIHHANVVQLVGYCVEGSKRALVYDFMPNGSLDKYIYSKEGSLPLTIKTMYEISLGVAQGIEYLHQGCEMQILHFDIKPHNILLDENFKAKISDFGLAKLYPVDNSIVSLTAARGTMGYIAPELFYKNIGGVSYKADVYSFGMLLMEMASRRKNLNAMVEHSSQIYFPLWVYDQYIVGNDLEMNNITEEEKKVIRKMVITALWCIQMKPSDRPSMSKVVEMLGGDVECLQMPLKPSLCPQEAPVTAGDIQDNELNPICSNAELTCSLSAR